A part of Oncorhynchus kisutch isolate 150728-3 linkage group LG2, Okis_V2, whole genome shotgun sequence genomic DNA contains:
- the LOC109906679 gene encoding 39S ribosomal protein L17, mitochondrial-like isoform X1 has protein sequence MRLTIQMLISHGRVARKMGLGPESRINMLRNILTGLVRHERIETTRGRADEVRFYAEKLIDYAKKGDTDEKAMKMANFWLTIKEKDLIPKLFKVLAPRFETQPKAYTRMARIPNRENLDKAAMAVLEYKGNPFPPLQTAKRDNELTLINQLLKGYREQRAQQAAA, from the exons ATGCGCCTCACCATTCAGATGTTGATATCCCATGGCCGGGTGGCTCGTAAAATGGGTCTCGGTCCAGAGTCCCGAATAAACATGCTTCGGAACATTCTTACCGGCCTCGTTCGACACGAGAGGATAGAGACCACCCGAGGTAGAGCAGACGAAGTTCGATTCTATGCTGAAAAG TTGATTGACTATGCCAAGAAGGGAGACACTGACGAGAAAGCGATGAAAATGGCAAACTTCTGGCTCACA ATTAAGGAAAAGGACCTGATCCCAAAGCTCTTCAAGGTCCTGGCTCCCAGGTTTGAGACCCAGCCCAAAGCCTACACCCGGATGGCCCGCATTCCCAACAGGGAGAACCTGGACAAGGCTGCTATGGCCGTTCTGGAGTATAAAGGCAACCCGTTCCCACCTCTCCAGACCGCCAAGCGAGACAATGAACTCACGCTAATCAACCAGCTCCTCAAAGGCTACAGAGAACAGCGGGCACAGCAGGCAGCAGCATGA
- the LOC109906679 gene encoding 39S ribosomal protein L17, mitochondrial-like isoform X2 — MRLTIQMLISHGRVARKMGLGPESRINMLRNILTGLVRHERIETTRGRADEVRFYAEKLIDYAKKGDTDEKAMKMANFWLTEKDLIPKLFKVLAPRFETQPKAYTRMARIPNRENLDKAAMAVLEYKGNPFPPLQTAKRDNELTLINQLLKGYREQRAQQAAA, encoded by the exons ATGCGCCTCACCATTCAGATGTTGATATCCCATGGCCGGGTGGCTCGTAAAATGGGTCTCGGTCCAGAGTCCCGAATAAACATGCTTCGGAACATTCTTACCGGCCTCGTTCGACACGAGAGGATAGAGACCACCCGAGGTAGAGCAGACGAAGTTCGATTCTATGCTGAAAAG TTGATTGACTATGCCAAGAAGGGAGACACTGACGAGAAAGCGATGAAAATGGCAAACTTCTGGCTCACA GAAAAGGACCTGATCCCAAAGCTCTTCAAGGTCCTGGCTCCCAGGTTTGAGACCCAGCCCAAAGCCTACACCCGGATGGCCCGCATTCCCAACAGGGAGAACCTGGACAAGGCTGCTATGGCCGTTCTGGAGTATAAAGGCAACCCGTTCCCACCTCTCCAGACCGCCAAGCGAGACAATGAACTCACGCTAATCAACCAGCTCCTCAAAGGCTACAGAGAACAGCGGGCACAGCAGGCAGCAGCATGA